The following are encoded together in the Pectobacterium wasabiae CFBP 3304 genome:
- a CDS encoding TIGR03749 family integrating conjugative element protein, whose amino-acid sequence MKHRRLCLIWLGLMALVQTPALHAVEILRWERLPLAVPLYVGQERIVFVDRNVRVGVPASIGDRLRVQSAGGAIYLRASEPIEPTRLQLQDADSGALLLLDIAATPAKDGEPALEPIRIVEGNATPPHYGQPPDNATRAPTTDHARPAQRETPVAVVLTRYAAQSLYAPLRTLEPVPGIMRISLHRDLPLDTLLPTLPVEAKALASWRLEDQWVTAVRLTHTGNGWIELDPRALQGDFLTATFQHTALGPRGSPEDTTVLYLVTRKHGLPQSLLPTIQRFDPAMHLPTTTPPTTEVHHAQ is encoded by the coding sequence ATGAAACATCGTCGTCTCTGTCTCATCTGGCTGGGGCTGATGGCCTTGGTACAGACTCCTGCGCTCCATGCCGTGGAAATCCTGCGCTGGGAGCGGCTGCCACTTGCCGTGCCACTTTATGTTGGGCAGGAACGCATTGTGTTCGTAGATCGCAATGTCCGTGTCGGCGTCCCGGCCAGCATCGGCGACCGTCTGCGTGTACAGAGCGCGGGTGGAGCCATCTACCTGCGTGCCAGCGAGCCTATCGAACCCACCCGATTGCAGTTGCAGGACGCCGACAGCGGTGCGCTGCTCCTGCTCGACATTGCGGCCACACCAGCCAAAGACGGCGAGCCAGCACTTGAGCCGATACGCATCGTTGAGGGTAATGCCACCCCACCCCACTATGGTCAGCCGCCAGACAACGCAACCCGCGCCCCCACGACAGACCATGCCAGGCCGGCGCAACGTGAAACACCTGTGGCCGTGGTACTCACACGTTACGCCGCACAAAGCCTGTACGCGCCATTACGCACCCTAGAGCCTGTGCCCGGCATAATGCGCATCAGCCTGCACCGCGACCTGCCACTGGATACGCTGCTGCCGACACTGCCTGTAGAGGCAAAAGCGCTGGCCTCATGGCGATTGGAAGATCAGTGGGTCACTGCCGTGCGACTGACACATACAGGCAATGGCTGGATTGAACTCGATCCACGCGCACTACAAGGTGATTTCCTCACCGCCACTTTCCAGCATACGGCGCTCGGCCCACGCGGCTCTCCCGAAGACACCACGGTACTGTATCTGGTTACCCGCAAGCATGGACTGCCGCAGTCGCTACTGCCTACCATCCAGCGCTTTGATCCTGCCATGCACTTGCCTACCACCACGCCCCCGACAACGGAGGTACACCATGCGCAGTAA
- a CDS encoding TIGR03752 family integrating conjugative element protein has translation MRSNGLLKWLMIPVALLVLFVGIRLFSGGGTQSPATAETGSQLTPEEMKALGIEGDTPRDTVATLVAQVRQLRTELQTATTDNRAQREENQRLRQRESAIDQRISTTLESERASLRRDQEQLNNERQQTEGLLADLQRRLDSIGNAGHGDLPVGLGLRDGDVEGFSDETTIRWVEPDDARQTDGRHGNTALNFPTRFGPAQKTLDTTVESVTSTRTNATGANPARAVYTVPTNSTLMGSVAMTALIGRVPIDGTVNDPYPFKVLVGPDNLTANGIDIPDVAGAVFSGTASGDWTLSCVRGQVRSITFVFHDGTIRTIPEDSERSNQQSNDQNGLGWISDPYGIPCVSGERRSNAQQYLGTQALITAAGAGAASLIDSDSGQMSYASADGSIGTVGISSNEAVGRILAGGVRDMSDWVNKLYGQAFAAVYVKPGAHVAVHLEKPLAIDYDTEGRKVDHRTGESHALELD, from the coding sequence ATGCGCAGTAACGGTCTGTTGAAATGGCTGATGATCCCCGTCGCACTGCTGGTACTGTTCGTTGGCATCCGCCTGTTCTCTGGTGGCGGCACACAGTCCCCTGCCACGGCAGAAACGGGCAGCCAGCTCACCCCGGAGGAAATGAAGGCATTGGGCATCGAAGGTGACACCCCACGCGATACTGTCGCGACGCTGGTGGCCCAGGTTCGGCAACTGCGCACTGAGCTACAAACCGCCACCACCGACAACCGGGCACAACGAGAAGAAAACCAGCGTCTGCGTCAACGTGAAAGTGCCATTGACCAGCGTATCAGTACCACACTGGAATCCGAGCGGGCCAGCCTTCGCCGCGACCAGGAGCAACTCAACAACGAGCGCCAACAAACTGAGGGCCTGCTGGCAGATTTGCAACGGCGGCTGGACAGTATCGGCAACGCCGGTCACGGCGACCTGCCAGTCGGCCTTGGCCTGCGAGACGGGGATGTTGAAGGATTCAGCGACGAGACCACGATCCGCTGGGTAGAGCCTGACGATGCCAGACAAACTGATGGCCGTCATGGCAACACTGCGCTGAACTTTCCGACACGTTTCGGGCCCGCCCAGAAGACGCTGGACACCACGGTCGAAAGCGTCACCAGTACCCGTACAAACGCGACCGGAGCCAACCCCGCCAGGGCCGTCTACACCGTACCCACCAATTCAACACTGATGGGTTCAGTCGCGATGACAGCCTTGATTGGCCGCGTACCGATCGATGGCACCGTCAATGACCCCTACCCCTTCAAAGTCTTGGTCGGCCCCGACAATCTGACGGCCAACGGCATCGATATCCCCGATGTGGCTGGCGCTGTGTTCAGTGGCACCGCGTCCGGCGACTGGACGCTCTCATGCGTCAGGGGACAGGTACGCTCAATCACCTTCGTTTTCCACGACGGCACCATCCGCACAATTCCGGAAGACAGCGAACGCAGTAATCAGCAAAGCAATGACCAGAACGGTCTCGGGTGGATCAGTGACCCCTACGGTATCCCGTGCGTGTCCGGCGAGCGCCGCAGCAATGCCCAGCAGTATCTCGGTACACAGGCTTTGATCACCGCAGCAGGCGCAGGCGCGGCATCCCTCATCGATTCGGACAGCGGTCAGATGTCCTACGCCAGTGCCGACGGCTCCATCGGCACCGTGGGCATCAGCAGCAACGAGGCTGTGGGCCGCATTCTCGCCGGCGGCGTACGCGACATGTCGGACTGGGTCAACAAGCTCTATGGACAGGCCTTCGCAGCAGTCTATGTGAAGCCAGGCGCACACGTCGCCGTTCACCTCGAAAAACCGCTCGCCATTGACTACGACACCGAAGGCCGCAAGGTCGACCATCGTACAGGAGAAAGCCATGCGCTCGAACTGGACTAA